One region of Thiorhodovibrio frisius genomic DNA includes:
- the panD gene encoding aspartate 1-decarboxylase, which produces MQLTMLKSKLHRACVTHAELDYEGSCAIDSELLERADILEFEQLHIYNLTNGERFTTYAIPAEPGSRIISINGAAAHKAAPKDRLIICTYLALTQAEARMHQPKLVYCNARNEVTGTGHKITAQAA; this is translated from the coding sequence CCTGCGTCACCCACGCGGAACTCGACTACGAGGGCTCCTGCGCGATTGACTCGGAACTGCTGGAACGCGCAGACATTCTGGAGTTCGAGCAGCTCCACATCTACAACCTGACCAATGGCGAGCGTTTCACCACCTATGCCATTCCGGCCGAGCCCGGCTCGCGAATTATTTCCATCAATGGCGCGGCGGCACACAAGGCCGCGCCCAAAGATCGGCTGATCATCTGCACCTACCTGGCCCTGACCCAGGCCGAGGCGCGCATGCATCAACCAAAGCTCGTCTACTGCAATGCGCGCAATGAGGTGACGGGCACGGGCCACAAGATTACCGCCCAAGCGGCCTGA